The Candidatus Binatia bacterium genome contains the following window.
ACCTGCGCGACCGTGCACGGGCCGGCCGCGAGCAGCGTGACCGGCACGACGCGTCCCTGCTCGTCGTACAGCTGGGTCATTCCGATTTTTCGCGCCAGCAATCCGATCATGGCCGCCTCAAATCTTGATTTCGATGTCGACGCCCGCGGGCAGGTCGAGCTTTTGCAGCGCGTCGACCGTCTGCGGCGTCGGCTTCATGATGTCGATGATCCGCTTGTGGACCCGGATCTCGAACTGCTCCCGGGACTTCTTGTCCACGTGCGGCGAGCGGAGCACGGTGTACACCGACCGCTGCGTCGGCAGCGGAATCGGGCCGGCCGTGCGCGCGCCGGTTCGCTTGGCCGTGGCGACGATCTCCCCGGCCGATTTATCGAGGATCGCGTGATCGTAGGAACGAAGACGGATCCGAATGCGCTGTCCTTGAGCGGTCCCGGCCATTCGTTACTCCGTGATCTCGGCCACGACGCCGGCGCC
Protein-coding sequences here:
- the rpsJ gene encoding 30S ribosomal protein S10; amino-acid sequence: MAGTAQGQRIRIRLRSYDHAILDKSAGEIVATAKRTGARTAGPIPLPTQRSVYTVLRSPHVDKKSREQFEIRVHKRIIDIMKPTPQTVDALQKLDLPAGVDIEIKI